The genomic segment CCTGTCTTAACGACCATCGAGTTTTATGCAGCTGTATGATCTGAATGGTAGTTATGAGTAAAGTGTAAAGGTGTGTGTCGTATTGCGGTCAGAGAGGGCCCGCTTGCGACACGTTGGTTGCGCCAAATCAATCCTAGCTAATGGCACCTCTCGCCGACCGACCGCCGGCCGCGCACCGCAGCAAACTATGCAACTGCAAGCAGGCATCTGATTCATTAGGAAAAAGCAAAACGTTCACTCGTTTAGTAACATGCAGTCTTAAGTTATTTACATGTTTAACTGGATATTCTTAGGTTTGTATGTATTGCGTCGTTGGCAAACCTATTACCGCGAGAGTACCTGCTTTCCGAGTATCAAATACAGGTCAATAGCTGCGGTTTCGCCCGCATAGACGTATTTATTGCACACTGccatttgttaaattattaaggACAATCTTAAGGGTATTGGATATTAAAATCAGACCGCTGCTCTAACCGAGTTTGCGGTTTGCAAATGAAGCGAAGCTCTGACGAAACTACCGCTAACCGTCCGCCAATTAGTCAAACGTCTAGAACCTTGTTTGTAAGGTATGCGACTAATTAGTAACTTTGTTCAATTGTATGTATGCCCTACTGAAGCTACGAAAAAACGTAACTTTCCCGCAGGAAGAGGTTTCTTATCTTTACGTTATCAGGAGTCGGAAGTTCATGTTTTACATTACTTAAAAAATTGAGAAACATTTTACTTGAAATGTATCATCAAAAGAAGAATATTCCTTACGCTGTTACATTTGTATCGCTTTTCAGTTATCTTGTTATCGTATCCCTGCATTCTTTGGTAATGAAATTATATAGATGAttgtacattttaatttttatcatcattatcagccgtacgacggtggttaggattcttcctttccttcatcttttttttttgcatatttgtttttttttctttttttttactttcagctttaatgtgtatcaaacacataagatctccacgacgatcggtcctatttaatttttataccaTGAATAAATGCTCTTCTGACTGGCTAATTTAGTTTTCCGCGTTACAAGAGGTCCTATTGGGAATCAAACTGCGCATCATCTAACAATGGGTTATTTTACAACTTTATACGAAACATCATATCGAACAATTGAATTTGTTTGGAAATGTGTGACGTTATCACGACgtaattcgtaattaaaattgGAAACTTGagtcaaaaagtaaaagtagATTAATTTTTGTTCATCTTAGACTGGCAtctgtttctagattagcattatgtgatttatctttgacacagtaaaaaaacatattattattgacACAATGTTCAATGTTTCCCCCTCAAGACAAGTGACTCTTCAATTTCCAGAAAAGGTTCTTATCCTGTTATCGATGTAATTATAATGAGCCTGTCCTTTCTTAGTTCGCGTCCCCGGCAGCGGAGAGCGCGGCGTGCGGCAGCAGCACGTCGTCGTCGACGTCGTCTTCCTCGTCGTCATCGTCGTCGTCGTCCTCATCGTCGTCGGACTCGGACTCGGCCGACGCTGCTGGCGGGCCTGCGCATGCGTCCAACGATGACACCAGCGCCGCGCTTGTTGCTGCTTGCCCCTTACAGGTAACACGTCTGTTTTCGGAATGGCGAATGACGCTAGTGATACTTAGAGACTTTTAATTTGCAACTGGTCTACCTTAGTTAGAAAgttaatcttaaaaaaatacgtattcGCTACGACATGTGAACGTAACATCacataagcccacgactatattgcgtagcaagatgaactaagtacccacacctcaccgagctttatattagaccaacttgataggtgtAGGTCTTTATGTGAAAACGCTTCAATGTTTTCCCCTTCAAACCCTTTAAAACTTTCAGAGATCTGAATGGTAGTTATGTTTCACGTAAATCATCACTGAAATAATGTTCGTAGGTCATCGACGATGCGGACCTGGCGGAACTATTTCCGGAACAAACATCGGGCGCGCCGGCGCAGCCGCCCAATTTCTCGACCTTCGCCGTGCACAGCACGTCGCCCGAACACGATGATAAATCCATCGCCGACAACGGTAAAGTATCAAGCAAACGTCACTCGGTTGCAGCTGCACTGCTTTCCGGCAGTTATATGACTTACGTATAAATTGTTGATAAACAGGCTACAGATGTCAGATTCTGGAGAGTTATGAAGTATCGTTACTTTATAGGCATATAGGATGTTTCTAACACAGAAGCGACTATAGATGCATcagcgaataaataataatacaacgtATAGAAGGGTGGTCCCATACGAGGCTGGAGCGAGtttaatttacctcacccccgatgtactttagtctatttaagccgTTAAGGAATAAGGAGGGAGCTCGCGCTGACTAGCTGTCTCGCTCGCTCGCACGGTGTAAGGCGTCACACATTAAGgacaagatttttgtatggagtgtctgggcTGTGACAGAAGCCAATCGTCATTTGACGACGACATTTTATATGccttattttaaatatctttaggTCTTTAGGTTATAAACAGATATGCGAAATATACTAATCTCTCTATTAATTGTTACATGGTTAACCATAAAAGTGCATATAGGATAACGTGACAACGTGGCTAAATTATTATTCATCTGCAGGTGACGGGTCGAGCAGTGAAATGGAGCTCACGCCTCAGCTAGTGACGGCGGCCATACAGCGCGCTACGGCGGACTCCTCCGGCTCGGAGAACGAGTGCTCCAACTCGGAAGCCGGCCACCAGAATACTACCCACTACGCGTCCAGCCTGCTGCAACAGTTCGTCGCACAGACACAGCTGCTCAGTAGTTCCGCCCCGCTAACCTCTATCAACGCAGCCGGCACGTCACTAGCCTGCGGACTCAACCCCAACCCGATGGATGGCGTCGGATCCATTAGCGACTGCGTCCTCGGACAAATCAATACTATTCCAGAAATAACACCCATAGCGCCTAACTTCTTAAATGCCACTCAACATCTAAGCCCCCAACAAACTGAGGAGCTCTCACAAATAAACAAAGACCTCGAGGAAATAACCAACGTCACAGATTCTGTTGGTATCACGATACCCAACCCGCCGAGTCTAGAGGACTGCGTCGACAACAATGACTTCATGAGTCTAGATATCACACAGGGGACTTCAGAATTAGGCAACGCTAATGATTTGTTGAAAAATTCTCCTCTCACAGTCGCTACAGATATGAATCCCCTAAACCCAATAGATGCACAAAAGTTTGATACAGTTAGCAATAATTCTGTTGAATCTCAAGAGGACGTTAAAAATGTCGTCGTGGAATCCAGAAGAAAAAGAGGGCGGCCGCGTAAAGTACCTAATGAAAATAAGAACTTGGAATCTCGAAAGGAAGATAGGGCCGTCGTTAATGTAATAAATGACTTCCACAATGGAAACGACCCACCGAATGTTTCGCCGGATTCGGGAATTCTATCTAATCACAATTCTCCAACGCATTCTCCTCTCCGGCGGCACGATATTGATGAAGCTCAAAACAGATTAGGAAGAAAAGCTGTTCAAAAGGAAAATAACACCAGAGAACGGCGAAGCGTGAGATCAAAATCTAAAAGTCGGAGTAGAGCTCGACATAAATCAGATTCCAGTGATTGTGATTATCAGAAGAAAAGAGtagaaaatgaaattaaacaaattaagaCTGAAGCTCCCTCACCAGTCCCACTGAAACAAGAACAGAATAGatatgaaaagaaaaagaacgATCACAAGTTAGATATAGCTGCCTTAGATAGAATGTTATACGCTACTGACAGGGTTCTTTATCCTCCAAGGAAGAAAGTAGGGCGGAAACCGCAAAACAAAACTAAAGCTGCTAAAAGCGCACCTAAAacattaaaagataaaaatcaATACGACTCCGCTGAATCCGATGAAGAGTCCTTGCCATCAAACAGGTCTGTTCTATCAGGAGTGTACGCAAAGCGAAAAGAATTAAATAGCAAGCTTGCCAATCTACCGAAGAAGAATAGTAAATCATTTAGCAGCAGTACGTGGAGAGACCATCAGAGTGAGAACGAAGCGGCGGCGGATGATCCCTTAGACCCTACATGGAAGCAAATCGACCTGAATCCAAAATACAAGGACATTCTGTCTGGGTACAAAAGCGATCATGAATTCAAGCCATATAAAAGTTGCAGTAGACTGATCGAATCAGGCTACAAAAGCGACTACGGTGGCTGCAGATCTGGCTATAAAACTGATTATCACCGTTCAGGATATAAAAGCGATTATAGATCAGGGTACAAGAGCGATAAGTCAGGGTATAAAACAGACTACAGCGTCAGAAGCATGCGGCGACGGATGAGGAAACTAAAGAAAACGAGATCAGTGAGGGATAGATCGTATTATAAAAATCAGAAGCACTTCGTATCGGATCAAGAAATCTTGCTTCTTACGAACAAAACCTTCAGCAGCCTAACTTTAGGCCACAGTTCCAGTGACTCTGAATGTGATAGTTATCTACGAAAACCGAATGCTAGTCCGAAATATGTCAGTGTCTGTACCAAATACCCATTGGCTTCGACATACAACTTTGGATTCTCGAAGTTAACCCAAAAACATGTACTGAGAGCGAATCCTTCAGATCCTTTTGCACCTGGACCTGTGTTTAGCGGTCTACAAAGGCCTATGATGACTTACAACATATTTAAACTGAatcataataacaataacacaTTAATAAAGTCACCAACCAAATCCAGCTACATCGGAAAACCTTTGCCAGCGCTTAAACCTTCTTTCACACATAAATTTGGAGCACCGCCTATTTCTACCCTTACAAAACGGCCGAGAAAAGATGATAGATCTTTCTCACGAACACTATCTCCAAAGACCCGGGTGTCTAAAAATGGAAGTTCACTTTTAGGCGGCTCAAGGAAAGAAAGTGTTTCCAAACCGCTTCCCAGTATTTTTGAGAAAGCTAAAAATAGTTATATTCCAAACAAATCGCTGTCGAGGAACGTCTTCCTCAATTCCAAGAAACCTCACTTGAAACCATCCTTTCATGTTAAAAAACACAGAAGAACAGTTGTACTAGCTCCGCCTAAAATAAACCTGAAGCCATCTGAAAGACCATCTAGAATAACTATTAAAACCGAAAGTAAATATCACAGGCACAGAAGTAAGCGGAGACACCGGTCAAGGTCAGTTTCCCGCTGTCGAGAATCGAAAACCATAGATTTGGTGGATCAAAAGTTTAGTCAAGATTTGGATTATCTTATTTCAAATTTCATTAAACTGTGTCAAGTTGCGCCGAAGTTTGTGACCAGCATACCGCAAAGTTCACCAAGAAGTTCACCGAAAAACGTAGAAAAGTCTGTTGTTGAGAGTAAGACTGAACCGGGCCCTCCTCCTACTAAAGTAGCTAAAAGGGGATCCAAGAAGCGAAAGACATCTGATAATCAAGAAATTGCCACCCCCACGTCGAAGCGGCGGCATAAGAAACAGTTAGCTGAATCTCAAAGCAAGGGTGGCAAGGACACCAATGAACACAAGCTGCCGCTCAAGAAGAGGCATTATCATATTAATTCTTCAACTAGTAACTCTTTGAGTCTCAGTTTAGTAACCACCGAATTTGACGAAAACTCTAAAAATAGCACTAGTCCTGAAAAGTTTCTGTGTACCGAAACAGATTGTATGGGGGAAACGCAAAACAGTGTTTCTCAAGAATCTCCTAAACCTAAGACTTATGAGAAGGCTAAAAAAGGAAGcgataacaataaaaatgttgCCCAACCATCTAGCTCTCAAGAtagtaaaaatacaaatgttGAAATTACTCCAAAACTAAAACCTGGTGAAAAGTCTGCAGCAGAAACTCTGCAAGTTAACATTGATGAGAATAACTCTACGCCTACAAAGTTTCATTCCCCCAATTCTCTGAATGCAACAGATGATGAACTTTCAAAAAGATTGCCAAACTCGGAACAATCAGAATTATCAAAGAAAATCTATGAAACATCTGAAAAATTGAAAGCTGTACATAAAATGGTTCATGATTTGGAAAAATGTCTTCCTAAAAATAAAGATGATACGAAATCTGATCCAGCAAAGCAAGAAACCCAAAGAATTTCGTCGCCAAGATCTGAACCGAAAGCGTCTCCTCTTAGGAATTCTGCTCCAATTGCAACCCCAAAGAAAAGACACAGGCTAGAAGCAGATAAGGCTGCGACGCACTCGAGTTTAGATCAGGTGGTGCAATCTCTGTCTAAGAAACTGTCGGAAGAAAAGCCAAGTTCTGTATCTACTGCTTCCAAAGATGTTAATCTAAATAATTCTAATGAAGAAGCAAAGGATTCTGACAAGTCTGGTACTACTTCACCTAGTCTATTAGCCAATAGCAATTTCCCACTAGATCCACTCAAAAGTATGTCAGCCCGTACTTTGTATAAAAGTTCTATTCCGCCTGCACAAAAATCTGAAATCATGACGCGGAAGAAAAATAGGTTGGAAGGATTGACTAGCAACTTAGTTTCGAAAATTAATCCCAGTGCAGCCACGAAAGTACTAGATACACTTCTAAACAATAATATTCGCAAGTCTATAGAATCAAGAATTTTAGAAAAAGAGAAAAGTATCACCACCGATACTGTGAAATCATCagacgataaaaataaaaatacttctcaagTTAGCACTAGGGCCACAGTTATCAAATCACCTGTTTCAAAAGGTAAAGTCTTAGAAACGAAAAAGTCCAAAACATCGGAACCGGTCGCACAAACAGTGGTCGTTAATGTGGATAAACCTACTGGAATCTTTGAGCCATCCGTAGACTTGGAAGATCAAATACCCAAATCTTCAATTTGCGTAAACAATGCTTCAGGCGACACTAAAGGCAAGTCTAAAGGAAAGGGTATGGacggtaaaaataataattcagtaTTAAGCCCTATAGACCCAGAGGCGGAGATTCCGTTAGCACTCATTTCTGAAACACCGGAACCAGTGATCAGACCTAAAAGAGGTGAATCAATTGCTGCAGTTATATCAGATAAGCTTCAAGAAACTATTGGGGGTCACAATTTGCGCCAGCCTAAGAGAAATTTgtgtaaagaaaaagaaaacgaaagTGACGACACTACagacaagaaaaagaagaagacatCGAACACGCTTATAAGAGAAAGTAAACTGGTCTTACCAACTAAGATGCTTATCCCCAAGATACAAGCAGAGAGATTGCCTATCACAGATCCTACAAAGAAAATTAATGTAGCACCAAAAGTTACAAAACCAGAAACTAAAGATGCTAATGATCCTAAAAAGGATGTTGATCCATCGAAGAAAAAGGCAAGAAGGCGCAAAGCTATTAATAGAACAGGATTCCCAAGCATTAAGCGGAAGAAAAAGAAGTTGGAGCCTAATATAACCTCCGATAGTCACTTTACATCTGACACTGACAATAATTCTGCTTTCGATCGAGTGCCAAAAGACGGTGAAGCTATGAGCAGTTTCTTGGAAAGAACAACTAATAAGAAACCGGAGCTTAAAGTCGTATTGAATAAAGATGACTGTCCTAAACAAGCGCGCTTAACTGTGGTAGCTTTGGAGAAGTTGCAAGGAAAGGATATCCCAACAACCGCTAGCAATAAACAACCCAACAATACCGAAACTGCTAATGACAAAAAGAACGCAAATGCGTCAATTTTGAGAGCTCCATCGTTACAATTAAAACAGAATAAACCTgaaaaagaaatcaaaagtCTCTTTAATAAGTGGGAAGTTCTCAGCGAAACCGATAGTATTCCTTCTCTGGCGAGTTCTCTTGGCAACGATCCAGAAGATAGTATTCCTCTGAGCTTACTGAATTTGAAGACTGATACACCTGGTAATAAATTGGATAACTTGGAAAGACTGAAACGCAAGACTCGTGCTATGTCGCCGTCACAAGAAATCGAAGAAATCCTTTCAAAAAGGAAAAATGTGGAAAAGAACAACAAAGTTGTCCTAAGACCGAAATCGAGTCTCGCTGTCCTGTGCCCCAGTGAAAGACGACTAACGAGAAGTTCTGATGTCATCGACGAGGCGAAGTCTAGAGTGAAGAAACCAGAACCGAAGAAAGCGGAAATTCCAGAAAAGCCAGCGAAACCTGTCAGCATTGTCACCCGACGCAAATCTAGATCTTGCCAGGCTAATAAGAAGATCCGTGAGGTGCAATCAAGTTCAAGGGAAAGTTCGCTGGATACTGTTGTGGGTCGCCGACTCGGGTGCAAATCTCCAGAACCGTCAATTGACAATCTGCGCGACCACGATGAGAACGATCCTTTGCCATTGAATGAGAAGGAGATTGACTTCGAGAAGAGCATAGACGTCATATCAAAGAATGTGATCTGCAAGAAGCGCGTGGCTTCGTCTCGCGACGACAGCCCGGCGAGCAGCGTCGATAACAGAGACAAGCCTGTCGTTTCTAAGAGAAACCCACGGCTGAGGAAGAAGTTCTTGGTGGCTGGTCTATTCTCAGACTATTACAAGGAAGAGTAAGTACACGAATTTACATGACTTACTAAAAGTATTTTACCATTTATTATTTGATGgtgatgttacaaaaaaaaataataattagagaATTATAAAAATACCTTACTTTGGATAACTTTCTTTTTAAACTAGTGGATTATTTTCTaatcttattactttttttttctagtcCAAAACCGGAGGGCAAAGGCAAGAACTTGGTAACGCAGACGGAGTTCCCTCCAGGGTTGCTGGCGCCGCCGCCATACTGCGAGCGCTGGGTGCGCCGCCGCCTGGTACACTTTACGCTGCCCTACGACATCTGGTGGCAACAGCACTACAACCAACCAGTTCCATCTTGGAATTATAAGAAGATACGCACAAGTGAGTGTCGTCGTTATTATTACTAATTGGTAGGCGAGAAGTTTGCGATCTGACATCACATGTCAATCTTTTAATTATGTGATCAATCATAAAATGAATGAGGTTACAAACTATGTTAAGTAGAATAAGTATCTTAACGTTAAATTTTGTTATCATTTTAACCAAATCAGGAGCATTGGATTAGTTGATACTGTACGATAGCTTAGTTATAGACCTTATCAGCTCGACGAAGTAATTTAGGTAGACAACTGAGTTTGGGTCAAACGTCAATTACTGTTAGAAATAGAATTGTACAATAAAGTTGAAGtatcacatttttatttttgtaatttttatgaaGAACGACATTTCACCACTTTTATTTACACCTTTTCGTACAAATTGCATCGGAATGACTTGTTTGGTTGATTTGTGAAAAGTATGTTATTAGACAATGCCGTACTCCAgaataatcaataatacttcgtatagaggtagaacggcaaccctccgggtgttactttagtcttcaaagGCCGCAAGCCGCTTAGGAATAAGGGAAAGGGCGGattatctgtctcgctcgcacttacgtgttaggCGGCATACGGtaacaatgagatttttgtatggagtgttcgGGGTGTGGGCGTACTACgatatcatttaaaaaaaaaagtttgagcTTGAAGAATATAAAATGTTGTTGTATTTTCAGACGTGTACTACGACGTGAAGCCATCAGCGGAGGAGTGCGAGAGTGTGGCGTGCAACTGCGCGCCTGCGTCGGGCTGCAACGAGGACTGCATCAACCGCCTCGTGTTCGCCGAGTGCTCGCCGCAACTATGCCCGTGCGGgtatatttatgttatcttCAGACatctgtaggctctgcacgacaactgcgtcgcgcgcggcgcgaattatgccttcgaccaatagccgtttgacgtccatctacgcaGATAGCaatcgtatcgtttattggtcgaagcgctcgatataattcgcgccggcggttatcatgcagacccggcagagGGGTTAacaaggtcacatcgaagctattcatataaaaacttaaaaagcaatgttgctattttaggatcagacaggcagtcgatcTGTAAATAgacggatctgtcaaatcttcaggttaagtaaccAGTGAAAACGGATACCGACGCTAACGGATGCTATGGAGATaatgagatgaattgcttcaatgtgaccttttcAGCCCGCCTGTACATGGATCAGTACAATACCATAGCACTCGCATATCGTGCGAGTCACGATAAAGGATTAAAAAGACAAGTAGCCAATAGCGTCGGTTTATATATCGCGTCGCGAGCGATATGCGGGCTCCATGCTACGGGTACTGTAGTGGATATCGACCTCTTTGTCGAGATATGCCTTCTCCCTGACAGACGAGATGAGTTCTTAATACATAGGTTTTCTAATAACTAAATGAGTTTGGAGTTATTTGCCCGTGCAGTGgggtatttatatatttatgttcaCTGTCTAAAGTGAAAATGGCAAAAGATTCAAATTATGCACGAATTATATTTTCATCCTGAAGAAAAATACTACTTCGTGTGTTTTGTCATTTATTTTTCCATTAACTAGCAAAATACTAGTCGAGGCAATCTAATATGCATattgcaaaaaataattaaacattgttCATTAAATTGCTACGCATTTACATTGAAAATGTAGTATATACAGCACATTTAATATTAATCACTACACCGAAGTAAAGCAATTCGAAGCGGCGCGAATCGAATTTTACGCGACGAAATTACTCTGCGTTGTATCTACTTAGTGCCGAAGTTAAATACGGAATCGATGTTTACCGAATAATTACACgaataaacgtaataatatcGCACACGGTTGAGTAGAAAGACATCGTGACGTTCTATTAGAAATATATCAGAATAATGTAACATCACGTAATAATACAaccaatcctcgccagctatgtttaagtcccaaggGGCGAGCTTGTTGCCAAtaatatataacaataataGTAGTATTTCCTTCCTTAACCAATACCTTAAGgaattatactacgtataggtAGAACGTCAACCATtccgtggagccgtggtagaacgcttgtctctcactttgaggctgcaagttcaaatccagcacaggcctaaaccaacgattgtcgaattagttttcgaattcatgtttggatcataaatgattatcacgtgcccagcggtgaaaaaaaaaacatcgtgaggaaacccacattcctgagaaatgcattttcggatgtattCACATAcctctaacctaacctgtattgggatggttttcccttcgcgggttggaaagttagacaggcagtcgcttctgtaaaaaaccggacctgtcaaatcttcaggttaggtaagcggactctgtgaaaaacgggataatgctagggagatgtgtgTGAAAGTAGTATTCCCTTCCTTCATCTTGGACAGCATAAGTGTTTTCTATAAAAGTTCGATAAGTTGGAATATAGTTCGACTATCAATCATTATATGCCGTATTTCTTACATATTAAAGTAACGTCATAACAAAAATGTTCCGCCATGTCGCTTGATCGGAATTGGCGCAGTCAAACagcatttttttatctataacCAAGCCGCTGTGTATGTTTTGATTCCTGTTCAGTGTAAGCGCAGTTTTTGTTTCACGAATAAAATCTCAAATGCTTCTCTTCCCTCAGGGACAAATGCAAGAACCAACGCATTCAGCGGCACGAGTGGGCCTCCGGGCTGGAGAAGTTCATGACGGAGAACAAGGGGTGGGGCGTGCGCACCAAGCACAGGATCAAGTCCGGCGACTTCATACTCGAGTACGTCGGCGAGGTTGTCTCCGATAAGGAGTTCAAGGTATGTAATGGTTATATCATGTAATATCGCTGGGCACGAGTGGGCCTCCGGTctggaaacccacatacctgagaaatgtgttttcagaGGTATATAACCTACCTGCCTGTACCTGTGGTTTTAACGATTTCTATTAGGGTtcgaagatcagacaggcaatcgcttctgtaataaaaaccggacctgtcaaatcttcagattaggtaagcggaccctgtcaaaaacaggataacgctaggaagatagATAATGGCGTCGATTCGTGCAACcaacaacttaatttgacagaacTAAATCTAACTTCATCTCTTCCTTACATGTATTATAAGTGAAGGAGGAACTAATTGAAGATAATTGAAGATGAGGCACTAATTAAAGAGCAAAAATCTGAGAGCTGAGATCTAAAATTAGGATAAGTTTGTGTCCACCCGAATAGACACCAATATCTATGCCTACCCCAGTATGTGTGACTGAAGATGTTGTTGCATGTACCAGGAGCGCATGGCGACGCGGTACGCGCGCGACACGCACCACTACTGCCTGCACCTGGACGGCGGGCTGGTCATCGACGGCCACCGCATGGGCGGCGACGGCCGCTTCGTCAACCACTC from the Pectinophora gossypiella chromosome 11, ilPecGoss1.1, whole genome shotgun sequence genome contains:
- the LOC126371034 gene encoding uncharacterized protein LOC126371034 isoform X2; translated protein: MSTELPKSQDSSGESDSNSDSENSTSSECTGSDWECSSAKQISARKPHFSVTSCDTGLKLKIAAIPRKVTAKKNAKPTVKKKVEESTSKTKTERAGPKKKSRLSESSSSSESCSKCSSDSSSDDDIPLKVVSKALTPKCSPQKAKSSRNTKSESEEDRCDGMKDNASKAKDKQSAKVKVVQKTKSDEGNEAAVKRQRGRPRTKFASPAAESAACGSSTSSSTSSSSSSSSSSSSSSSDSDSADAAGGPAHASNDDTSAALVAACPLQVIDDADLAELFPEQTSGAPAQPPNFSTFAVHSTSPEHDDKSIADNGDGSSSEMELTPQLVTAAIQRATADSSGSENECSNSEAGHQNTTHYASSLLQQFVAQTQLLSSSAPLTSINAAGTSLACGLNPNPMDGVGSISDCVLGQINTIPEITPIAPNFLNATQHLSPQQTEELSQINKDLEEITNVTDSVGITIPNPPSLEDCVDNNDFMSLDITQGTSELGNANDLLKNSPLTVATDMNPLNPIDAQKFDTVSNNSVESQEDVKNVVVESRRKRGRPRKVPNENKNLESRKEDRAVVNVINDFHNGNDPPNVSPDSGILSNHNSPTHSPLRRHDIDEAQNRLGRKAVQKENNTRERRSVRSKSKSRSRARHKSDSSDCDYQKKRVENEIKQIKTEAPSPVPLKQEQNRYEKKKNDHKLDIAALDRMLYATDRVLYPPRKKVGRKPQNKTKAAKSAPKTLKDKNQYDSAESDEESLPSNRSVLSGVYAKRKELNSKLANLPKKNSKSFSSSTWRDHQSENEAAADDPLDPTWKQIDLNPKYKDILSGYKSDHEFKPYKSCSRLIESGYKSDYGGCRSGYKTDYHRSGYKSDYRSGYKSDKSGYKTDYSVRSMRRRMRKLKKTRSVRDRSYYKNQKHFVSDQEILLLTNKTFSSLTLGHSSSDSECDSYLRKPNASPKYVSVCTKYPLASTYNFGFSKLTQKHVLRANPSDPFAPGPVFSGLQRPMMTYNIFKLNHNNNNTLIKSPTKSSYIGKPLPALKPSFTHKFGAPPISTLTKRPRKDDRSFSRTLSPKTRVSKNGSSLLGGSRKESVSKPLPSIFEKAKNSYIPNKSLSRNVFLNSKKPHLKPSFHVKKHRRTVVLAPPKINLKPSERPSRITIKTESKYHRHRSKRRHRSRSVSRCRESKTIDLVDQKFSQDLDYLISNFIKLCQVAPKFVTSIPQSSPRSSPKNVEKSVVESKTEPGPPPTKVAKRGSKKRKTSDNQEIATPTSKRRHKKQLAESQSKGGKDTNEHKLPLKKRHYHINSSTSNSLSLSLVTTEFDENSKNSTSPEKFLCTETDCMGETQNSVSQESPKPKTYEKAKKGSDNNKNVAQPSSSQDSKNTNVEITPKLKPGEKSAAETLQVNIDENNSTPTKFHSPNSLNATDDELSKRLPNSEQSELSKKIYETSEKLKAVHKMVHDLEKCLPKNKDDTKSDPAKQETQRISSPRSEPKASPLRNSAPIATPKKRHRLEADKAATHSSLDQVVQSLSKKLSEEKPSSVSTASKDVNLNNSNEEAKDSDKSGTTSPSLLANSNFPLDPLKSMSARTLYKSSIPPAQKSEIMTRKKNRLEGLTSNLVSKINPSAATKVLDTLLNNNIRKSIESRILEKEKSITTDTVKSSDDKNKNTSQVSTRATVIKSPVSKGKVLETKKSKTSEPVAQTVVVNVDKPTGIFEPSVDLEDQIPKSSICVNNASGDTKGKSKGKGMDGKNNNSVLSPIDPEAEIPLALISETPEPVIRPKRGESIAAVISDKLQETIGGHNLRQPKRNLCKEKENESDDTTDKKKKKTSNTLIRESKLVLPTKMLIPKIQAERLPITDPTKKINVAPKVTKPETKDANDPKKDVDPSKKKARRRKAINRTGFPSIKRKKKKLEPNITSDSHFTSDTDNNSAFDRVPKDGEAMSSFLERTTNKKPELKVVLNKDDCPKQARLTVVALEKLQGKDIPTTASNKQPNNTETANDKKNANASILRAPSLQLKQNKPEKEIKSLFNKWEVLSETDSIPSLASSLGNDPEDSIPLSLLNLKTDTPGNKLDNLERLKRKTRAMSPSQEIEEILSKRKNVEKNNKVVLRPKSSLAVLCPSERRLTRSSDVIDEAKSRVKKPEPKKAEIPEKPAKPVSIVTRRKSRSCQANKKIREVQSSSRESSLDTVVGRRLGCKSPEPSIDNLRDHDENDPLPLNEKEIDFEKSIDVISKNVICKKRVASSRDDSPASSVDNRDKPVVSKRNPRLRKKFLVAGLFSDYYKEDPKPEGKGKNLVTQTEFPPGLLAPPPYCERWVRRRLVHFTLPYDIWWQQHYNQPVPSWNYKKIRTNVYYDVKPSAEECESVACNCAPASGCNEDCINRLVFAECSPQLCPDKCKNQRIQRHEWASGLEKFMTENKGWGVRTKHRIKSGDFILEYVGEVVSDKEFKERMATRYARDTHHYCLHLDGGLVIDGHRMGGDGRFVNHSCRPNCEMQKWTSNGTFRMALFALRDIDPGEELTYDYNFSLFNPAVGQPCKCDSEDCRGVIGGKSQRITKLPVKTASRTPSNASNQSAGSTGNQPRVGRPRKAVKCNKKSEQQSVTACDIKNMTILKYQQHLNKLWQEPQMKPLTAKERNVVKERHCFLFRNLENVRRIRDRMSISMPPSPPAPPTPTASTAPVAAPVIPSTPVVTMVNPLALPDTMNPQLFLNRLQNIRASKGDSAKTLVRVEDDSTLSKKERLTKVFKALYAAVVGAKDEKDKPICAPLLKTKSDRNKNQDTIPTPDLTAIESNLEAGQYESPAQFDADMLAAVNAVLREHGRMSTLGSVALQLKKVYNTAKAEYVDILTKILGPEEPLPTGFVHKTKTEEVIVCICGLHVEEGLMVQCGGAGCGVWQHARCVRLADADADTAHYCHHCRPSPVDREIPLDEYTEEGHQFYLTLMRGELQVRQGDTVYVLRDIPVDAARPDVSHAGAAPPRGKRAERKKVKNLGKGKEKEDTPAKDGEVRKHTYQTIGSVPVSELDIFRVERLWKDKDTQERFVYGHHYLRPHETFHEPTRKFFHNEVMRVPLYEAVPIDLVMSQCWVMDLNTYCKGRPVGASEQHVYICELRVDRGARLFTKVSRPKYPICTKSYAFDHFPQRLRITRTYAPHEVSPEYLKGRGAKSAAPAEKPPKTPAVKDKKKPSTVAVVDGSKGGAALSGAARREQQKERVNGIARRLLAAGGGAARALDASYLLQARRPRRP